The following proteins are co-located in the Sporolituus thermophilus DSM 23256 genome:
- the rpoB gene encoding DNA-directed RNA polymerase subunit beta, producing MFKPVQVGTRVRYSYAKINEVLDMPNLIEIQKNSYNWFLKEGLQEIFRDISPIQDFTGNLVLSFEGFTLGEPKYSVEECKERDVTYSAPLRVSVRLINKETGEIKEQEVFMGDFPLMTENGTFIINGAERVIVSQLVRSPGAYYGETIDTSGKKLYNATIIPNRGAWLELETDANDVVSVRVDRTRKLPVTVLIRALGWASNGAILDLFNDDVRIRATLERDSTDSKEEALVEIYKRLRPGEPPTVENATQLLESLFFDPKRYDLAAVGRYKLTKKLGWRRRIMGKMLHEPIVDKETGEIIVPEGTVVDEKVAARIEASGVFNRAGLIECKIRQKDGTVIKIIANPSLPYSHRTITREDIIAAISYLLNLMDGHGKVDDIDHLGNRRLRSVGELLQNQFRIGLSRMERVVKERMTIQDIDVITPQALINIRPVVAAIKEFFGSSQLSQFMDQTNPLAELTHKRRLSALGPGGLSRERAGFEVRDVHHSHYGRMCPIETPEGPNIGLIGSLSTYARINEFGFIETPYRKVDKENRRVTDEVHYLTADEEDEVVIAQANEEISEDGWFVQPRVTVRYKHDILVVPAEQVDYMDVSPKQVVSIATAMIPFLENDDANRALMGANMQRQAVPLLKTQAPLVGTGMEYKAACDSGVVVLAKNAGVVEKVTATEIQVRNDKGGLDTYKLLKYMRSNQGTCINQKPIVYKGQRVEKGQPLADGPSTNNGELALGYNVLVAFMPWEGYNYEDAILLSEELVKEDIFTSIHIEEYECDARDTKLGPEEITRDIPNVSEDVLRDLDERGIIRVGAEVRPGDILVGKVTPKGETELTAEERLLRAIFGEKAREVRDTSLRVPHGEAGKIVDVKVFTRENGDELPPGVNQLVRVYIAQKRKISEGDKMAGRHGNKGVVSRIMPVEDMPFLPDGRPVQIVLNPLGVPSRMNIGQVLETHLGWAAHALGLQIKNMDPNVEQRLREAGYDVDKHGMLKPGEAGIHLATPVFDGAREEDVFKTLKMAGLPENGKSILYDGRTGEPFDNPVTVGYIYMLKLAHLVDDKIHARSTGPYSLVTQQPLGGKAQFGGQRFGEMEVWALEAYGAAYTLQELLTVKSDDVVGRVKTYEAIVKGENVPEPGVPESFKVLIKELQSIGLDVKVLSEDAQEILIRESDEDIHETAKELELSLGGEEPHRPLPHERKLDDIEPDMVDEMEAGSGAEPLDEELDIIAEIGEMDSDKFDLPPAAIDDEDDEFVAPRGKAGKKAKLAKQKKINPRDYLDELEDDYE from the coding sequence ATGTTCAAGCCTGTACAGGTGGGCACACGGGTCCGCTATAGTTATGCCAAGATTAACGAAGTGCTGGACATGCCCAACCTCATCGAAATCCAGAAAAACTCCTACAACTGGTTCCTCAAGGAAGGTTTGCAGGAGATATTTCGCGACATCTCGCCAATTCAAGACTTCACGGGCAATCTCGTCTTGTCCTTTGAAGGCTTCACGCTCGGTGAGCCGAAGTATTCGGTGGAAGAGTGCAAAGAGCGGGATGTCACCTATTCTGCCCCTTTGCGCGTTAGTGTACGCCTAATCAATAAGGAAACCGGCGAAATTAAAGAACAAGAGGTCTTCATGGGCGATTTCCCGCTCATGACGGAAAACGGCACTTTTATCATCAACGGCGCCGAACGTGTTATTGTCAGCCAGTTAGTCCGCTCACCGGGTGCCTACTACGGTGAGACGATCGATACAAGCGGCAAGAAGCTGTATAATGCAACCATCATCCCCAACCGCGGCGCGTGGCTGGAATTGGAAACAGACGCTAATGACGTCGTGTCTGTGCGGGTTGACCGGACCCGCAAACTACCGGTTACCGTTCTCATCCGCGCGTTGGGGTGGGCTTCCAATGGCGCTATTCTTGACCTTTTCAACGACGATGTCCGCATCCGCGCCACGCTGGAACGAGACAGCACGGATTCCAAGGAAGAGGCGCTGGTCGAAATTTATAAGCGTCTCCGGCCGGGCGAGCCGCCTACGGTGGAAAATGCGACCCAACTTTTGGAGTCACTGTTCTTTGATCCCAAGCGTTATGATTTGGCGGCGGTGGGACGTTATAAACTAACCAAAAAACTGGGCTGGCGGCGCCGTATTATGGGTAAGATGCTGCATGAGCCCATTGTCGATAAAGAAACAGGCGAAATTATTGTTCCCGAAGGCACGGTAGTGGACGAAAAAGTCGCCGCCCGCATCGAGGCAAGCGGCGTCTTCAACCGGGCAGGCCTCATTGAATGCAAAATCCGTCAGAAGGACGGCACGGTTATCAAGATAATCGCCAATCCCAGTTTGCCCTATTCGCATCGTACCATCACCCGTGAGGACATTATCGCCGCTATCAGCTACCTGCTTAATCTGATGGATGGCCACGGCAAAGTTGACGACATCGACCATTTGGGCAACCGCCGTCTCCGCTCGGTAGGCGAACTGCTGCAAAACCAGTTCCGCATCGGTTTGTCGCGGATGGAGCGGGTTGTCAAGGAGCGCATGACCATCCAGGATATCGATGTCATCACGCCCCAGGCACTCATCAACATCCGGCCGGTAGTGGCCGCTATTAAAGAATTCTTCGGTTCCAGCCAGTTGTCACAGTTCATGGACCAGACAAATCCGCTGGCCGAGCTTACCCATAAACGCCGGCTGAGCGCTCTTGGCCCGGGTGGCCTGAGCCGGGAACGGGCCGGTTTCGAAGTGCGCGACGTGCACCACTCCCATTATGGCCGTATGTGCCCGATTGAGACACCGGAAGGTCCCAACATCGGTCTGATCGGCTCACTGTCCACCTATGCCCGGATTAATGAGTTCGGCTTTATTGAAACACCGTACCGCAAAGTTGATAAAGAGAACCGCCGGGTTACCGATGAGGTCCATTATCTTACCGCCGACGAAGAAGATGAAGTGGTCATTGCTCAGGCCAATGAAGAAATCAGCGAAGACGGTTGGTTTGTCCAACCGCGGGTTACTGTCCGCTATAAACATGACATTCTGGTTGTCCCGGCCGAACAGGTCGACTACATGGACGTTTCACCCAAACAGGTAGTGTCCATCGCTACCGCCATGATTCCCTTCCTGGAAAACGACGACGCCAACCGGGCCCTGATGGGCGCCAACATGCAGCGTCAGGCTGTACCGCTTCTCAAAACGCAGGCCCCGCTCGTCGGCACCGGCATGGAATATAAAGCAGCTTGCGACTCCGGCGTGGTCGTGCTTGCCAAAAATGCCGGCGTGGTCGAAAAGGTGACGGCTACCGAAATTCAGGTCCGTAATGACAAGGGTGGGTTGGATACATATAAACTGCTTAAATATATGCGTTCCAACCAAGGAACTTGTATCAATCAAAAGCCCATCGTCTACAAGGGACAACGGGTGGAAAAAGGTCAGCCCTTGGCCGACGGGCCGTCCACCAATAACGGTGAACTCGCCCTTGGCTACAACGTCCTGGTAGCGTTTATGCCGTGGGAGGGCTACAACTACGAGGACGCCATCCTGCTTAGCGAAGAACTGGTAAAGGAAGATATTTTTACTTCGATCCACATCGAAGAATATGAGTGCGATGCCCGCGACACCAAATTAGGACCGGAAGAAATAACCCGCGATATTCCCAACGTGTCAGAGGATGTGCTCCGCGATCTGGACGAACGCGGCATTATCCGGGTTGGCGCCGAGGTTCGTCCCGGCGACATTTTGGTTGGCAAAGTAACGCCGAAAGGCGAGACGGAACTGACGGCAGAAGAACGGCTGCTCCGGGCCATTTTTGGCGAAAAGGCACGGGAAGTGCGTGACACGTCGCTGCGCGTACCGCACGGTGAAGCCGGCAAAATCGTAGATGTCAAAGTCTTTACCCGGGAAAACGGCGACGAGCTGCCGCCCGGTGTCAACCAGCTGGTCCGCGTTTACATTGCCCAAAAACGGAAGATTTCGGAAGGCGACAAGATGGCCGGCCGCCACGGTAACAAGGGTGTCGTATCGCGCATCATGCCGGTAGAAGATATGCCCTTCCTGCCTGATGGCCGTCCGGTGCAAATCGTGCTCAATCCCCTGGGCGTGCCGTCCCGGATGAACATCGGTCAGGTATTGGAGACGCACCTTGGTTGGGCCGCTCACGCCCTCGGCCTCCAGATCAAGAATATGGATCCTAATGTGGAGCAGCGGCTGCGGGAAGCCGGCTATGATGTGGATAAACACGGCATGCTCAAACCAGGGGAAGCCGGTATCCACCTGGCGACGCCCGTTTTTGACGGGGCCCGCGAAGAAGACGTGTTTAAAACGCTGAAAATGGCCGGCTTGCCTGAAAACGGCAAGAGCATCCTCTATGACGGCCGTACCGGCGAACCCTTCGACAATCCGGTTACCGTAGGCTATATCTATATGTTGAAACTGGCCCACTTGGTGGACGACAAAATCCATGCCCGCTCTACCGGTCCATACTCGCTGGTTACCCAGCAGCCGCTCGGAGGCAAGGCCCAGTTCGGCGGCCAGCGGTTCGGCGAAATGGAGGTTTGGGCGCTGGAAGCCTACGGCGCGGCTTATACGCTGCAGGAGCTCTTGACGGTTAAATCAGACGACGTGGTTGGCCGCGTAAAAACCTACGAAGCCATTGTCAAAGGCGAAAATGTACCTGAACCGGGGGTGCCCGAGTCCTTTAAGGTACTCATCAAAGAATTGCAGAGCATCGGTCTTGACGTTAAGGTGCTTAGCGAGGATGCGCAGGAAATCCTCATCCGCGAGTCAGACGAGGATATCCATGAAACAGCCAAGGAATTGGAGCTCAGCCTTGGCGGCGAAGAACCGCATCGGCCGCTGCCGCATGAACGAAAACTTGACGACATCGAACCCGATATGGTGGATGAAATGGAAGCAGGTAGCGGCGCCGAGCCACTTGATGAAGAACTGGATATTATCGCTGAAATCGGCGAAATGGACAGTGATAAGTTTGACCTTCCCCCGGCCGCAATCGACGACGAAGATGACGAATTTGTCGCCCCACGCGGTAAAGCCGGCAAGAAGGCCAAGCTCGCCAAGCAAAAGAAAATCAATCCTCGCGATTATCTTGATGAGCTTGAAGACGACTACGAGTAA